Genomic segment of Pseudoalteromonas sp. NC201:
CCGTGATAAAAACGCTGCCAACTCGTAGGCTCTGCCAGCATGACCTCGTCCACCACCTCAACAAACTGACTATGAACATAGGGTAGTAATTGCTTTTCAATATGGTGAAGCGCGAATAATCCCTCGCGCAGCGCAAAGGTCAATTCAGGCCCGACTTTCAAAATGGCAAAGTGATCAGCAACCAACGACTGATAAGCGGCTGCAGTTTGATAATCTGTCGAATGCGCTTCGAAAGCAATACGGTCAACGGTACGAATAAAATCTTTTAATGCACTCGCTTCATTCGATTTGTAGTCAAAAACTTGGGTGTTATCAAACTCAACACCCGGCTGCACCACCATTGCAACCACGCGTTGCCAAGCATCCGCTAACCCTTTATTTGCAAAGAGTTCACGATGGCAAGCTAGGGTTTCTTGCGCAGCAACTTGGCTGGTCGGTTGTAGACTGTCAATCTGTTCATCAGCGCCACCTGGAGGGGGAACTTCAGTACCAATCACATAAACAATATCACTACGACCAAACGTCGCAATCGCGGCTGCTTCCGCGGTTTGACACAACAAAGCAGCGCGATTAGCTACAATATCATCGCTTAACACGTCAGGATCGTCAGCACAGGGCATGCTGGCATCTAAGTGAATTTTCTTAAAACCAGCCTTCACGTATTCAGCGACTAAGTCACACGCTTTGGCCATTGCGGCTTGGCTATTTTCACTCGTCCAACAGACTGGTCCTAAGTGATCACCACCAAAAATCAGTAACTGCTTATCAAAACCAAGCTCGTCGGCCATCTCTTCGACTTTGGCAATAAAATCCGCGGGACGCATCCCGGTGTAACCGCCAAATTGATTAACCTGATTGGCCGTGGCTTCAATTAATAGCAGCGTATTTTCCTGCTTGGCATATCTTATCGACGCTTCTAGCACCCAAGGGTGAGCTGAGCAAATGGCATAAATGCCTGAGTTTTTCCCTGATTTATTGGCTTCGATTAGGGCTTGAAAACGCCGCATATGATCACCTCTTAAGACGTTATTAAATGTACCTCAATTCCGGCGGCAACCAATTGCTGATGAACATCAGCTGGAATACCACTGTCCGTAACCAAAACGTCAATTTCTTCGCAGGCGATAATACGGTGTACACCTTTACGATCGAATTTACTGGAGTCCGTCACCACTATGACTTGCTTTGCAACCTTACACATCTCGCGGTTAAGCGCAGCTTCCGGTTCAAAGTGTGTTGTTACACCAACATCAACGGAGAACCCATCAACACCGAGCACCAGACGGTCAAAGTGATATTGCTTTAGCTGATCTTCTGCATGGCTGCCATAAAACGACAGCGACTTTTTACGCAGTGAGCCTCCAGTCATCAACACTTCAACGCCATCGGCTGCAACGAGCGCTTGCGCCACGTTAAGACCATTGGTCATCACCACTAGCTGTTGATGCTCGGTAAGTTGCTTCGCAACCTCTTCAGTGGTGGTTCCAGAGTCCAGAATTATAGACTCATCATTGCCTATAAGGCCCGCCACCAACTTTGCAAGCTCGACTTTCACTTGGTGATGATGATCGTGCTTTTCCGTTATGGTGAGCTCTTTGGTTAACCTAGAACTCGCAACGGCACCACCATGAGAGCGAACCAACAAACCTTTTTCATGCAGGGCATTGAGATCATTTCTGATCGTCACGGTTGATACACCAAATTGTTCTGCCAGCTCAGATACTTCTACTCGTTCCGTTTGACCAACGAGTTGAACGATTTCGTGGCGTCTTTCGATGGTGTTCAGCATGACACCTCCTTTCGTTTTGGTTAAATTTAGTCTACACAGCTTTCATTTGCTTTCAATTTATTTTTTTAACTTTAAACAAAAACAAACACAACCACCTGTTTCATAAGGATTTAAAGTTAAATTAGAAACACATCGAAAACAAAACGAAAGAATGTGAAAGATATTTTTCTTGCGTTCAAAATAAAACTGCCGTAATAATAACCAAAAAATAACATTTCGTTTTTAACAACAAGAGTGAACAACTAAGAGGTTATTATGGGTGATCTAAACCGCCGGCGATTTCTTCAATCAATGGCTGCTATCGCAGCAACAAGCGCAGTGGTTGGCTGCGCGAGTAACAATAATAAGACGCCGCTTACACCAAAGCCACAAGGAAATTCAGTTCAAGGTCTAGTCGTACCGAAACTGGATGTCGTGCGAGTGGGCTTTATTGGTGTAGGTCAACGTGGTGTTGGCGCGGTAAAGCACTTTTGCCATCTTGACGGTGTCGAGATCAAGGCCATCTGCGATACGCACCAAGCAGTCGTCGATAGAGCCGTTAAAATTGTTGTCGACAAGGGTTTACCAAAACCTGCGACTTACGGCAAGAGTGATATGGACTATCGCCGCATGTTGGCGCGCGATGACATTGATATTGTGATCATCTCTACGCCTTGGAAATGGCATACGCCTATGGCGGTAGACACAATGGAAAGTGGCAAACACGCTTTGGTCGAAGTGCCAGCAGCAGTAACCATAGAAGAAGCGTGGCAATTGGTAAATACCGCAGAGCGCACGCAAAAGAACTGCATGATGTTGGAAAACGTTTGCTATGGTCGCGACGAGCTGATGGTATTAAACATGGTTCGCCAAGGGCTATTCGGTGAGTTACTGCACGGTGAAGCAGCTTATATCCATGAACTTCGTTGGCAAATGAAAGAAATTGAGCATAAAACTGGCTCATGGCGCACACATTGGCATACCAAACGTAACGGTAACCTCTACCCAACCCATGGTCTAGGCCCGGTTTCTCAATATATGAATATCAACCGTGGCGATCGCTTCGACTATATCTCCTCCATGAGTTCACCAGCGCTTGGTCGTGCAGCCTATGCTAAACGTGAATTTCCAGCAAATCATGAACGAAACCAACTTAACTATATTGCTGGAGATATGAACACCAGCATCATTAAAACCATCAAAGGTCGTTCGATTATGGTACAGCACGATACCACTACCCCACGCCCTTACTCCCGCCATAATTTAATTCAAGGTACTAACGGCGTATTTGCAGGATTCCCCAACCGCATCGCGCTTGAAAATGGCGGGAGTAAGAGCTTTCACGAGTGGGATTACGACATGAATGATTGGTACGGTAAATATGACCATCCACTTTGGCAAAAAATGGGAGCTGAAGCAGAGCGCAACGGCGGCCATGGTGGCATGGATTTCTTAATGTTCTGGCGCATTATTTACTGCCTTCGTAATGGCGAGCCGCTAGATCAGGATGTTTACGACGCAGCTGCTTGGTCAGCGGTCTTCCCTCTTTCAATGGACTCAGTTGCAGACAGAAGTAATAGCAAGGACTTCCCGGATTTCACCAGGGGCACATGGCGCACTGCAGCACCACTAGGCATTGTCACATAACTAACCAGAGGTTAAATACGCTATCTATAGCAAGTACTAACAATGCCTGAATAAGCGCCCGTAAAGCGGGCGCAATAATAACAACACTCAACAGGACAACAAGATGAAACACACTCTAAAACTGTGTGCTGTGGGATTGGCCGTGAGCTGTGCCCTGTCCCAATACGCGCACGCACAGGAAACAGAACAAAACAGCGGATCTGACGAGCAAGATAAAGCCAAGCAACAAGTAGAGAAAATTGAAGTACGCGGCGTACGTTCCAGTATCAAAGAGTCACTCTTTCTCAAGAAAAACGCAGTCGGCGTAATGGACGCCATCGTTGCCGAAGACATTGGCAAGTTCCCAGATCAAAACCTAGCTGAAGCGCTACAACGAATGACAGGTATCGCTATTACCCGTAACGCAGGTGAAGGACAAAACGTCACAGTACGGGGCCTTGGCGGGGACTTTAACGTTACCACCATCAATGGTCGGAGAATGGCATCTGAACACACAAGCCGTGACTTTAACTTCGATTTAATTGCGCCTGAAATGGTTCAAGCATTAGAAGTATACAAGTCACCACAAGCACAAACACAAGAAGGGGGGATTGGTTCGGTCATCAATATAAAAACCCGCCGACCGTTAGATATGGATGGCTTTACCCTCGCCGGAAGTGCCAAAGCCATTTACGAAGAACGTACCGGCGATACCAACCCTCAAGCCTCCTTCCTAATTAGTGATACCTTTTTTGACAATACCTTTGGCGCCCTATTTACCGCCGTTTATTCCGAGCGGACACAACGCGAAGACTCCTATGAAGGACAAGGGTTTTACGATCCAGAAGAAAATACTGACGTGCGAGTCCCTGTTGACAGTAACCGAAATGGCGAGCTAGATGAGGGCGAGAAAGTACACCCATCAATGATCCCAGGATATGTACGCTACTCGAACTGGCAAGATAAACGTGAGCGTATTGGTGCAAGCCTCGCCTTACAATGGCGTCCAACGAATGATATTGATGTCACCTTTGATAGCTTATACTCAAGCTACAAAACCGACGGTGAAAAATATCAAATCTCTTTCGTCACCTATGATGAGCCTTGGACGCCGGGGATCCCAGCAGTAGGTGAGTTAAAATTTAATGAAGATGGCAACGTCAACTACATTGAGTTAGTCGATGGTGCAATGGCTGAGCTACTGAACGTCTCTGAACCTCGCAATACCGACACTTGGCAGGCCGGTCTTAACTTCAAGTGGTATGCTACCAGCGACCTAACGCTTGAATTTGACGTGTCTAAGTCCCGTGCTGAGCGGATCAATGATGGCGACAACCGCTACATCGTGGCGCGTGGCTTTGTTGATACTATCACCATAGATCAAACAGGCGACAATCTCCTGCCAGATGTGACCATGTCACCAGCACTTAATGCCGATCAACCCTTTGGTGCTCACTACAGCTACAACTATGGCACGGAAGTAATAAGTGATGTTGAAGAGTTAAGACTAGAAGGAACATTTATTCCGGAATGGGAATTTGTCAAAGACATCAAGTTTGGCTTTCATTACGGTAAGCAAACTAAAGGCAGAGACGTGAGCAAATCAAATAACCCATCAATGTTCAGTAATGGTGGAGCTTATTTTAAAAACTCAGATTACGACAGCTTTGATAACTCAAGCGTAGAAAAGCTCGGTGGCCTTAACTTATTTAGACTACCCGCAGATGTACTTGTACCCGCCAACTTTGATAACTTCCTAGATGGTGAGCCAGGCATGCACCCTGCGCCGTGGGCAAGCTTCGACTACGACAAACTCTATGCTTTTTATCAATCCATTAATGCCCAAGCCGCAGATGAAAAAATTAGAGCTTCCAAGAGCCCTAAAGATTCCTACGAGCTTTCTGAGTCAACGTTTGCACTTTATTTAGAGACCAATCTAGTCGGCGAGCTGTCGGAAATGCCTTACAACCTAAACCTAGGCGTAAGAGCAATCAAAACCGAGATCACCTCTGATGGCTACGTTTTTGATTACCCAAGTCTGGTATACAACGTAGAAGAAGACGAAGATGGCGACATTATCTATCGCATAGAAGGGGATATTGCCGATTATTACTCCGATTCTTACGTAGAAGATGACTACACTGATGTACTGCCTAGCATGAACTTTAAGTTAGAAATAACAGACTCACTGTTATTTAGAACCAGCGCGGCTAAAGTTATCACCAGACCTAGCATCGATTTTCTAACCCCATATAGCTCAATTAATTTCAGTAAGTTTGAGCTTAATCTTGCCACCCCTGGGATCAAGCCACTTAGAGCAGACCAACTTGATTTGGGACTAGAGTGGTACTTCTCTGATTATGGTGCGCTCACCTTTGCAACCTATTACAAAGACATTAAATCTGTTATCGCTCAGGGGCGTATCGGTACGATAAAAGTGGGGAAATTCTTAAAAGACGGCGTTGAAGTTGACGGTCCGGAATTTACCCAAGTATCTCCACGTTCAGAAGCAGGAGCAGAGATCAAAGGGTTCGAAATTGCTTACCAACAGTCGTTTGAGGAATTGCTACCGGCACCTTTTGATGGCCTAGGTATGCAAATCAACTATACATTTACGGATAGTAAATACGACGACCCCGAAAAAGACGAGCTACCATTCGCTGGAATGTCTGAGCATTCTTACAATGCGGTTATCTATTATGAGAAAGATGACTACCAAGCGCGTATCGCTTACAACTGGCGAGATGATTACCTGAAGTATCCAGATGCGTGGGGCGGCCCTGAATGGGCAGCAGATTATGGTCAGTTTGATTTCAGTGCCAGCTATAATCTTACTGCAAAGACACGGATTGACCTAAACGTGACCAACCTCACCAATGAGCGTCAATGGTCATACATTAAAACCCAAGAGCAAGTGAGCCACTTGAGCCGTTACGGCCGCAGTATCAGTTTAGGCATTAACACTTCTTTCTAATCAACATGGGGCAACGCGCCCCATTCAAGGAACTTAAGATGAAGAATACAATAATGACACCGATACTGCTGTGCGCCTCGCTATTTGCCTCAGCACAAGAGGCTTATATCAGCAGTTACGGCAACGCTTGGGTCAACAACGATATTGACGCCAGCAGGCAATATATAACTCAAGCTGGAATTGCCCGATGGCAAGATAAGCAGCTTAGATTTAATCACTATTTTTATGCCAATAACGTTGGCACCTATACCCTCTATTTACACCTTGAGAAACCAAGTGCACCAAGTACATTGCTAGTAACGCATAACAATAAACAAGTGACGCTTAACCTCGATAGACAAAGCCCGACTAAGGTTAAAGTCGGTGACTTTGCTGTGACACAAGTTGGCTATCAAACGGTCCAAATAGCCGGTGACACATTAGCCAAAGGGCGAAACAGTACCTTCCCCGCCATTACCGGGCTCAGTCTCGATGGCGAGGCCATGACCCCTGCACCTAACTATGTCAAAGAAGACTTTTACTGGGGTCGTCGCGGCCCTTCAGTACACCTTTCCTATACCGTACCTGACAAAAAGGACTATAACTGGTTTTACAACGAAGTGACGGTGCCATCTGGCTATGATCCACAAGGTTCGTATTTTATGGCGAATGGTTTTGGCGAAGGGTACTTTGGTATTCAGGTAAACTCACCCAGCGAGCGCCGCGTGCTGTTTTCGGTTTGGAGCCCATATCAAACGGATGATCCGAGCACGATTCCTGACAATCTTAAAATCAAATTACTCGCTAAAGGCGACGGCGTTTACGTCGGTGAATTTGGCAATGAAGGTTCTGGAGGACAAAGCTATTTACGTTATAACTGGCAGCCAGATACGACATATCGCTTTTTAGTCAATATCGAGCCCAGTACGACTTATGAAGGCCATACTGAATATCGCGGCTATTTTTATGCGCCGGAAACCGGCCAATGGAAGCTAATCGCAGCCTTTAGCCGCCCTGAAACCAACACCTATGTTGCAAGACCGCATAGCTTTTTGGAAAACTTTTTACCCGAAGCTGGACAGTTTGAGCGTAAGGCATTTTATAATCGCCAGTTTTTGCGTGACACCCAAGGTAACTGGGTTGAGTTAAATCAGGCTAAATTCACTTATGACGCCACCGCCAGAAAAGGGTCGCGTTTGGATTATCAAGGTGGTGAGGAGCAAAACCGTTTTTACTTACGTAACACCGGTTTCTTCACGGGACCCACACCTTATCTCAGCGAATTCACTCGCCCTAGCAGCAATGATGCGCCAGTGATCCCATGGCAGTCACTACAGGCACACCCTTAATTTAGATGATAGCTTCTCTCTGGTCGGCCAATGCTACCGTAGCTTTGGTCGGCTTTTACTTCTTCTATACTAACCAAAAACTCTAAATAGCGCCGAGCGGTTGAGCGGCTCACCCCCACCAATTCTCCCATTTGGGTTGCTGTAAACACCTGCTTGGGCTGACTTTGAAATGCCGTACGAATTTTTTCCAAAGTAAGTGGGTCAACGCCTTTAGGTAGTCTAGCTGTACTTTGTATGCTCGCCTGTTCACTACCAAATAAGGTGTCGACCATAGATTGCGTCACTTCATCGGCACCATCCAAACACTGCTGACGCGCCTCAAAGCGAGCGAGTGCGAGGTCGAGCCGTTCCAAGATCAGAGGTTTAACTAAAAAATCACAGACTCCCAGACGGATCGCTTTTTCTAGCGTCGCCACTTCTTTTGCTGCGGTGATCAGCATCACTTCGCTTTTACAGCCTTGCTCGCGTAGCATCTTTAAAAACTCAAGACCGTTACCATCGGGTAGATAAATATCCAATAAAATTAAGTCGGCTTGTATCGCACTCAACAGTACCGTCGCGGTAGAAACATTGTCGCTACTGGCCACCACCCGATATTGCCCTTGTCTTGCGCTACTTGGTGTTGCCGGTGTCACAAGGTATTGCGCTAATAATTGTGCCACAGCTACTTCATCTTCGATGATCACCACAGAATAAGTCATTGTTATTGCTCTTTTACTTGCTTGGGAATAAAGACCGTGATCCTTGCACCAAGTAATTCAGACTCCCCAACCTCTAAAGTTCCGTGGCAGGAATCAAGATTTGTTTTTACGAGATATAAGCCAACACCATGTTGGTCGCCGGACTTAGTACTAAACTGCGGCGTAAACGCCTCTTCGACATTACCAATCAGTCCAGTGCCGCTATCTTCAACATCAAAGATAATATCCTGAACCGTTTCATCCACTGTTACGACCACTTTGGCAGGCCGTAACTGTGCCGTCGTTCTCGCCGCTTCGATGGCATTATCGATGAGATTACCTAATATTGAAACTATTCGTTCCAACATCTCTTTTTGATGGATAGCGCACAGCGCACTGTCGGAACTCACCTCTAGTGCCATATTATGCTCTCGCGCTTTATGGTATTTACCGAGTAATAAGCCCGCGATCACTGGCTCTTGTATATAGGTGAGGAGGTTTTCAATTTGCGCTTGTGAGCCTTGGCTTTCTTGACCTATCAGCTCAATCGCTTTGTCATATTGTGCCATTTGGATAAGCGCGCCAATGGTATTTAACTTGTTTGAATAGTCGTGCGTTTGCACTCTCAACAGTTCTGCAAAAGCCTGTACTTTAGTGAGCTGCTTTGACACATACTCTAGTTCATCGGAGGGTCGCATACTCAGTAAAATACCTTCGTGTTGACCTTGCACTTGCAGCGCAAACCGCGATAACACCAAACGCTTGTCAGCAACAAATAGCTCAAAACCAACTAAAGGGCGATTGGGATTATGCAACAAGAAGTCGCTATGCTCTGGCAACAGATCGCTCAGGTGCAAACCTTGCTTACTCAAGCCGCGAGGCTTTTCGAGAATTTCGCACGCACGTTGATTCAAACGACGCACGCTGCCATCAGGGTCAAGCGCGATAATCCCCGTCCGTACGGTATTCAGTATGGCCTCTTGCTCTGCAAATAAGCGCCCGATTTCATCTGGTTGCAGGCCAAAAATGGCTTGGCGGACACGTCGACCAATCCAAATTGCGGCAATGACACTGAGCAGTAACACCGCTGCAGCTCCGATAAAAACGGCAATGCTGCGCTGCAACACCAACGACTCGACGGATTGCACTAAAAAGCCTACCGAGACTAAACCAATCACCTCACCAGCGGGAGAATACACAGGCACTTTTCCCCGAATAGACTCACCTAAACTGCCCTGTGCCGTTGAGATATAACTCTCTCCAGACAGTGCGGCTTGGCTATCCCCTCCGACCATAGTGCGACCAATTTTTTGCTCATCTGGGTGGGCGATACGTCGCGTTTCGGTGTCACCAATGACGATAAAATCTGCGCCAGTTGCCTGGCGCAGCAGCTCAACATTAGTATTGAGGCGTTGGATCTGTGAGCTATCCCTATCTGCTATGAGTGCCGTCATAACATCTTCACGAACCGCCACCGCCTTAGCCAAAGCCAAGGCTTTTTCTCCCACTTCCTGGTGTAAGCTTTGCGTAATAACCTGATACACCAGCGCGGTAAATAAGCATGCTTGGATCACACACAAGCCCACAACCCAAGTGATCAGTCGCGTTTCTAAGCGTTTTGGTCTGCGTGCTAATTTTTGTGATTGCGACACACGTATTTCCTCACTGCTGGGTTACTGCGCAACTTTTCGTTGCTGGAAGTACTCTTTTAATGGGATCAACAACACTAACATGGCAAGCGCAAATATGCCTAAAGTTAGTGGCCTCTCCCAAATAAAGCTAATAGAGCCATCCGAAATCATCATGGCGCGGCGGTAATTGCGTTCGATCATATCGCCGAGAATAAACCCAAGGAGCAAAGGTGCCATCGGGAAACTCAATAATCTCAGCACCACCGCCACCAAGGCAAAACCTACCATCATAAACAAATCAAAGGTATTAAATGACACCAGATACACGCCAATCAAGCTAAAGAATAAAATCATCACCGTGAGAACTGAGCGTGGCAGAGTCAAAGCCTTTGCAAAATAAGGGATCAGTGGCAAATTTAAAATCAGCAGCACAATGTTGCCAAAATACATGCTTACGATTACCGACCAAAACACCGTAGGATTGTCCTGCATTAACGTAGGACCCGGCTGAATACCATAGGCAATCAGCGCCCCTAACATAATCGCAGTGGTGCCAGACCCCGGGATCCCAAGCGTTAACAAGGGTACAAACGACCCAGTACAAGCAGCATTGTTTGCCGACTCAGGTGCCGCTAAGCCGCGGATTTCACCACGCCCAAAACGCTCACGAATGGCTTTTGGTGCCAAATTTCGCTCTGTCGCATAAGCCATAAAACTCGCAATCGTTGCGCCAGCCCCCGGCAATACGCCAATGATAAATCCTAAAATCGAAGAGCGCCCCACAACTGGCGCCATTTCTTTCACTTCAGCGCCAGATAATTTTGTTGAGCCAATAACGGGGGTGTCATCATCATTCGAACCTTGATTAGCTTTTTCTGGACGGATCACGTTGATCAGCGCTTCAGACAATGCAAAGGTTGCCATTGCGACCAACAAAAAGCTTACGCCGTCTAGCAAGTCTGCCTGACCAAAGGTAAAACGCTCAGTTCCAGATGAAGGGTCTATTCCCACCGTCGACAATATCAAGCCAAATACAGTCATCATCATGGCTTTTAAAAATTGCCCTTTTGCAGAAAAAGCAGCAATCGCAGTCAAGCCCAAAAACATCAACATCACATAGTCTGGAGACTGAAAGCTTAAGCTCACTTTTGCAAGTAGTGGTGCGGCTATCATGAGCATCAACGCACCAATCGTTCCCCCAGTAAATGAAGCATAAGCGGCAACAGCTAAAGCCTTACCCGCATGTCCTTGTTTTGCCATTGGATAGCCGTCAAATGACGATGCCACAGTACCAGCTACACCGGGAGCGTTAATCAAAATAGAGGAAGTCGAGCCACCAAAAATAGCGCCGTAATATACGCCCGCCATTAAGATCATACCGGAGTCGGCACCGATGTTGTAAGTGATAGGGATCATCAACGCAATCGCCGTGATTGGCCCTAAGCCGGGCAACATGCCGATAAAAGTACCGACAAAGCAGCCAACAATTACGTACAGTAAGTTTTGCCACATAAAGGCCGTGGACAGGCCAACTAAAATACCGTCTAACATGGCTTAACTCCAAAACTCACCGGGAACCAAATAGATCCCCAGTAGCTGCGTCATAATGGCCCAAAACACGATAACCACAGGCACTGACGCCAATAACAAAATTTGCTTACGTCGCTCACCCATAATTAAAAAGCCACAGCCTAAAAACAAAATGGTCGAAACAATAAACCCGAGTTTTTCAAGCACACTGCTGTAGATAAGCATCAATACAATCAGTGCTGCACATTGGGCTATGGTTGCCTTGGAGGTAGTCTCTGCTTTTTCACGTGTATCAGGTGCAGGGACGCCTTTAAACAGTGTTGCGGCAATCGACAAAAGACAAACAACAATGCCAATCAGCGCGTATACCTTAGGCAAAGTTGCTGAGTTTACCGCCTCGTACTCTTCAAAAGGCATAATCGGGATTTGCCAAGCAGATACCGCATAGAGTGAAAACAGAATTAAAAACAGCACTGGGCCTAACAATTCTCGGTTTAACATAGTGAATTACCCACTTTTAGGTGATGCAGTAACCTCACTGCAACCACCTATTTAATTTAATCAGCGTCTAACGAAACCCAATTCTTCCATCACCACTTTCAGCTGTGCTTCTTGTGCCTCTAGCGCCTCAATAAACTCGTGCTGTGGCTTAAATAGATTCAACCAACCGTTGCGTGCGCGTACCGCTTCCCACTCTTTGCTTTGCACCAGTTTTTGTAATCTCACGGTATATTCGTCGAGTTTTGCTTGAGGGAGATCCGGAGCCGCAAAAAAACCACGCCAGTTAACAAATTCCATGTCATAGCCTAAAGACTTCAGGGTTGGGATCTCTGGATAGTCCGCGATAGGCTCTGGCGCAGTAACAGCAAGAATGCGCGCCTGACCACTTTTTGCCATGTCGAGCGCTTCACTTAATCCGGTCGAGAGCATCTTCACTTCGCCAGACAATAAACCGGCCTTAGCTTTGCCACCGGCATCGTAAGGAATGTAACGCAGCTTACGACCATCAACGCCTGCTGCTTTTACAGCTTGTGCTGCAACGAGATGATCCATACTGCCGCGAGCAGAACCACCCGCAACGGTCACAGAGCTCGGGTTTACTTCTAGACGAGCAATCACCTCCTGCCAGCTCTTAAAAGGCGAATCATCACGCACCACGAATGCACCATAATCGGCAATTACGCTGGCAACGGGCGTTAAATCACGATAACTGTAGGGGATCTTACCCGACAATGCGCGCAGCACGATTGGCGTTGAATTAACCATCAACATATCGCCTTTTTTATTGCCCGATTCAATCAAATAAGCAATAGCACGGCCGCCACCACCGCCTGACATATTCTGAAACGATGCATTGGACTCAAGCCCTGATTTCAC
This window contains:
- a CDS encoding ATP-binding protein; the protein is MSQSQKLARRPKRLETRLITWVVGLCVIQACLFTALVYQVITQSLHQEVGEKALALAKAVAVREDVMTALIADRDSSQIQRLNTNVELLRQATGADFIVIGDTETRRIAHPDEQKIGRTMVGGDSQAALSGESYISTAQGSLGESIRGKVPVYSPAGEVIGLVSVGFLVQSVESLVLQRSIAVFIGAAAVLLLSVIAAIWIGRRVRQAIFGLQPDEIGRLFAEQEAILNTVRTGIIALDPDGSVRRLNQRACEILEKPRGLSKQGLHLSDLLPEHSDFLLHNPNRPLVGFELFVADKRLVLSRFALQVQGQHEGILLSMRPSDELEYVSKQLTKVQAFAELLRVQTHDYSNKLNTIGALIQMAQYDKAIELIGQESQGSQAQIENLLTYIQEPVIAGLLLGKYHKAREHNMALEVSSDSALCAIHQKEMLERIVSILGNLIDNAIEAARTTAQLRPAKVVVTVDETVQDIIFDVEDSGTGLIGNVEEAFTPQFSTKSGDQHGVGLYLVKTNLDSCHGTLEVGESELLGARITVFIPKQVKEQ
- a CDS encoding tripartite tricarboxylate transporter permease, whose amino-acid sequence is MLDGILVGLSTAFMWQNLLYVIVGCFVGTFIGMLPGLGPITAIALMIPITYNIGADSGMILMAGVYYGAIFGGSTSSILINAPGVAGTVASSFDGYPMAKQGHAGKALAVAAYASFTGGTIGALMLMIAAPLLAKVSLSFQSPDYVMLMFLGLTAIAAFSAKGQFLKAMMMTVFGLILSTVGIDPSSGTERFTFGQADLLDGVSFLLVAMATFALSEALINVIRPEKANQGSNDDDTPVIGSTKLSGAEVKEMAPVVGRSSILGFIIGVLPGAGATIASFMAYATERNLAPKAIRERFGRGEIRGLAAPESANNAACTGSFVPLLTLGIPGSGTTAIMLGALIAYGIQPGPTLMQDNPTVFWSVIVSMYFGNIVLLILNLPLIPYFAKALTLPRSVLTVMILFFSLIGVYLVSFNTFDLFMMVGFALVAVVLRLLSFPMAPLLLGFILGDMIERNYRRAMMISDGSISFIWERPLTLGIFALAMLVLLIPLKEYFQQRKVAQ
- a CDS encoding tripartite tricarboxylate transporter TctB family protein, with product MLNRELLGPVLFLILFSLYAVSAWQIPIMPFEEYEAVNSATLPKVYALIGIVVCLLSIAATLFKGVPAPDTREKAETTSKATIAQCAALIVLMLIYSSVLEKLGFIVSTILFLGCGFLIMGERRKQILLLASVPVVIVFWAIMTQLLGIYLVPGEFWS
- a CDS encoding Bug family tripartite tricarboxylate transporter substrate binding protein, with amino-acid sequence MKFALKHLKLAMAGVAMMSTQVLADTHFLIPGGPGGGWDTTARAVGEALVKSGLESNASFQNMSGGGGGRAIAYLIESGNKKGDMLMVNSTPIVLRALSGKIPYSYRDLTPVASVIADYGAFVVRDDSPFKSWQEVIARLEVNPSSVTVAGGSARGSMDHLVAAQAVKAAGVDGRKLRYIPYDAGGKAKAGLLSGEVKMLSTGLSEALDMAKSGQARILAVTAPEPIADYPEIPTLKSLGYDMEFVNWRGFFAAPDLPQAKLDEYTVRLQKLVQSKEWEAVRARNGWLNLFKPQHEFIEALEAQEAQLKVVMEELGFVRR